The Kluyvera intermedia genome includes the window GCCAGCGATAGACCTGTTGTGGATCGCGCGGGTAGTTCGGTGACAGCGTACGTCTTTTCTTTTTCGGCATGCCCAACATGACGTAATCGAAATTGCCGACCACCATGTTATGCATCAACAGGCCGTTTGCATTGTAGAACATTAATGACAATGCGCCGCCTGGACGCAGTACCGTCCACAGCGTTTTTAATACGTCTTGCGGTTCAGCCACCCATTCAAGTACAGCGTGAAACAATATCAGATCAACCGGGCTTTCCAAATGCTCGTCCACATCCTGGACGGCGCAATGTATGAAATGCATGTTGTCGCTCACACCTTTCTCGGCAGCCGCCTGGCTTGCGCGAGCGATCATTTCGGCGGAAAGATCGCATAACGTCACATGATGACCACGTTGAGCCATTTTGATCGCCGTCTGGCCTTCACCGCCACCCGCATCCAGGACACGCAGAGGCCGTGTGCCCATGGTCGCCAGAAGTGCGTCCAGATCCTGCCACAGAATAGCCTGACGCAACTGGCCTTTCGTGGTGCCATAGATATTGCGTGAAAACTTATCTGCCATGTCATCGAAATTGCGATCCTGCACAGGACTTCCCTACTTCACCGCCACAAAGGGTCTATTTTGTCACACCCGCGGCGAGAATGGAGCTATCTGGTGTAATATCCCTGCATTCATGCGGTCAGATGGTTAAAAAAGGTACTCTACAGAATGCTTTTTATGCTGAAAAAGTATATTGGCGGCTTGCTGCTGCCCCTTCCTCTGCTTCTTTTGTTGATCGGATTGGGAATTGTCCTGGTTTGGTTTACCCGTTTTCAAAAGATGGGTAAAACGGCTATCACTGCGGGTTGGCTGTTGCTGTTGCTGCTAAGCCTGCAACCGGTCGCCGACAGCTTGCTTAAACCTATCGAAGATAAATACCCAACCTGGCGCAACGAAAAGCCGGTGCAGTACATTGTGGTGTTGGGCGGCGGCTATACGTGGAACCCGGAATGGGCGCCCAGCTCAAATCTGATTAACAATAGCTTACCGCGTCTGGCTGAGGGTATTCGTTTGTGGCAGGCGAATCCGGGATCCAAAATGATCTTCACTGGTGCGCGCGCGATAACGAATCCGGTGAGTACCGGGGAAAGCGGCGCGCGTGTGGCTGAAAGTCTCGGCGTACCGCGTAACGACATTATCGTGCTTGATACACCAAAGGATACAGAAGAAGAGGCCAGCGCCGTGAAAGCTGCGATTGGTGATGCCCCGTTCCTGCTGGTCACCTCAGCATCACATCTGCCGCGTGCCATGATCTTCTTCGAGCACGCGGGGCTACACCCGCTTCCGGCCCCGGCCAATCAGCTCGCAATTACCTCTCCGTTAAATCCGTGGGAGCTACTCATCCCTTCCCCGGTCTGGCTAATGCACAGTGACCGGGTAGGTTATGAGACGCTAGGGCGTATCTGGCAGTGGTTAAAAGGTGATTCAGGAAAGCCAGGGGATCAGTGATTTTGAGGCCAAATCAAAGTTATCACGATTAAATTTACCGGTATTCACCAGCTTTTCTACCTCATCCCACAACAGGTAGAGCCAGCGCCGCCAGAGGAAGGCTTCAGCCACCGGCGCGCGCTGGAGATAATGCCACAGCAGCTGTTCCGCCTGTCCGCTTTCGTGCAGGCGGAACAGGTCATATTCTCTCGGCGCCCACAGTATCGGCCCTGGGCCGACCATTGCCAGTAGCTGATCGCTTCGCGAATCCTTGAGCATACTGCTCAGCGTCAAATGTCCGTGTACCAGCACGCAATTATCGCTAAACCCGTCAAAAAGCGTATTCAGGCGTTCACGGGTGCGAAACAGCAGACGTTTGTCCTGCATCGTCAATCCCGTGTTCTGATAGAGGCAAAGCGTCTCCCATAGCACTTCAAGGCGCTGGCGATACCAATTCGGCCAGCTATTTTCCTGGGTACCGTCCACAAAACCAACGCTCCCAGAACTGTCTATTCTGTGCCATGCCAGCATTGCTTCAACGATTTGATCTTTGAGCGCATCCCAGCGCTGCGGGTTACGGGTTGGCGCTTCGACGGGGACACCACGAAGTCGCTCAAGCAGCAGAACATCCGGCCCGGGATGTTCCTCGTGGGTCATCACCCCGTAAACCACCGGCATACGCACGGTGCCATTACGTGCCAGCATCGAGATTTTCCAGGCTAATTGTCGAGCCATACCCGGTGAGGAGAAGCTTCTCGCCAGCAATGGCATCGGATTGCCTTCGGCATCATACAGCGACCACAGCGCGGTATCCGTCTGCTCGTTAATACACTCCACACGGCTGAGTGATTCACCCAGAAGATGGCTGAGTTCTACACGTAGCTGTTCCATGTCAGATTACCCCTATAAAAGCCACTGCTTTCATAATGAGCATATGGAATCGGAATTTCACCAGACAAGATCAAAATTGCAACAGAAAATCAGAAATACTGCAGGAGAGACGCCCCCTTGTGACAAGGAGGCGTGAGGATTACTTCATTTCCGCGCGAACGCGGTGGAGATCTTCAAGCGTATCCACGCCCGTACCCGGGACTTCTTTCGCCACTGCGACGTGGATTTTTTCGCCGTACCACAGCACACGCAGCTGTTCGAGCATCTCAATGTGCTCCAGCGGGCTAGGAGCCCAGTTCACGTAGCGGCGGATAAAGCCCGCACGATAGCCATAAATACCAATGTGGCGCAGCAGGGTGTCACCAATCTGTTCCCGGCTTTTCGCAAAACGGTCACGATCCCATGGGATTGTGGCGCGAGAGAAATAGAGCGCGTAACCGTCTTTGTCCATTACCACTTTTACCGCGTTCGGGTTGAACGCTTCTTCAGCATCGTGGATTGGCACTGCGAGTGTGGCCATACCAGAATGGCTGGCGGCTAAGTTATCGGCCACCTGGCGGATGATGACCGCGGGGATCATTGGCTCATCGCCTTGCACGTTAACAATAACGGTATCGTCGCTAAAACCGCATTTCTCAACCACTTCCGCCAGACGTTCGGTTCCGGACTGATGATCGGCACGCGTCATACAAACTTCACCACCGGCCGCTTCAACGACGCTCGCGACGTCAGGATGGTCGGTTGCCACAATAATGCGCTCAGCGCCAGATTCACGTGCGCGTTCCAGCACGTGTACAATCATTGGCTTACCGTTGATGTCCTGCAAGGGTTTACCCGGCAGGCGCGTAGAGGCAAAACGCGCGGGGATGATGACAACGAAACTCATGGTCTGTTCTCTTCAGCGGTTAACACGCGGGCTTCGGTTTCCAGCAACACGGGAATACCGTCACGCAGGGGAAATGCCAGATTATCAATTTTGCAAATCAGTTCTTGCTTGTCCTGGCTGTAGTAAAGTTTACCGTTGCAAACCGGGCAGGCAATAATTTCAAGTAGACGGTGATCCATGGTTCCTCCTGATGGGCCGTATGAAAACCAGTGCAGCATATCATAGAGCGCTAACGGTCGGCGTCAATCTCCCAACCGTGACGTTGTTCAATAAAGAGTTTTTCTGCCACCAGTCCTAATTTGATACGCGTCGCCCCCTGCCATCGAGCAAAGTCATTAATAGCCTGAATCAATCCGCGCTCCAGATGCTGGCTTATCCTGACTCCATTTTCCAGATACAGGGCAAAAATTTCTAGCACGCCGTCACTACGATGCATTTTGCTGTCCATGCGTCCGACAATCTCTCCACGATGCAGCAGCGGTAACACGAAATAGCCAAACTGGCGTTTGGGTGCGGGCGTATAGCATTCGAGCCGGTAAGTGAAATCGAACAGTTGCTCGGCACGTTTACGGTCCCAGATGACGGGATCGAAGGGTGACAGCACCGCACTGTGAGTCGCGTTGAGCTTACCTTCTACTGCCAGAGCGAGCTGCGGTAACAAACTCGCGTGAACCCACATCTCGCCGAGACCGTCGACGTTTACCGCGATCACCTGGTTTGCCTTCTGCCACCGAGTCATCAGCGCCTTCATATCGGGCTGGCGCAAACGGTAATAGTCCGCCAACCACTGAGGACGAAAAATACCTAAGCTACGGGCGCTGTTTTCCAGCATCACCATTTCAGCCAGCTCTTGCGTTAACGCATCGGTTTCGTCATTCCAGTGCGGCATAACACGTTCGGTAAGATCGTATACCCGCTGGAAGTTTCGCCGTGCCACCACCATCACCTCCCCGGCGGTAAACAGCCCTTCAAGATGACGTTTGTGCGGTTTCCATTCCCACCAGCCGCTTTCCCCTGTTCGGGGATGGCTAAAATCAGCTGAACGTACGGGACCATTTTCAGCGATATGTGTTTTCAACGCAGCAATATCGCTAGCATGCTCATCCATCCAGCCCTGATGATATTTCCAGCCCATTTTATGCGGCGCAAGCATTCGATGTCGGACAAGCTGGAAATCACTGCGTGGCAGGAAGCAGGCTTCATGAGCCCAGTATTCCATCAGTTCGCCGCGAGACAGCGCGTCGTCCAGCCATGACTGAGGATAGGCGCCAAGTCGACTGAAGAGAACCAGGTAAGGGCTGCGAGCAACGACGTTTATCGTGTCAATTTGCAGCAAAGACATCTGTTGAATAGTCGGGAAAATATCTGCCGCTTTGGGCGTGCGGCGTGGGCGGTGCAGAAGACCCTGCGCCGCGAGGTGAAGATGGCGTGCGGCGCGAAGGGTAAGTTGCCGTTCGATCATGCCGGGTTCCCCCAGGTATCGCCGGTGCCCATTAGCGCCGTGCGAGGGTTATCAATTCCTGTAACAGCGTCTGAGCACGGTCGCCGGAAAGCACAGCATCGACCGGCAGATACCACCAGTTATCCTGGGCAAACTGACGGCATTTCACCGCATCTTTTTCCGTCATGATTAAGGTTTGTCCCGGAGCGACCAGCGCTTCAACGTCTGCTTTATTCAGCGCCTGATGATCGGCCAGGGCAAACGTACGCGCCGGTTGAAGACCATTATCGTTAAGCGTGGCAAAAAAACGCGGCGGATGACCAATACCGGCCATCGCCACCACATTTTGTAAAGCGGTGAGAGGAGCGCGCTCGCCGGTTAACAGGTTTACAGCTTCCCCCGGACGCAGCGTCATCGGAATTTCTCCCGCCTGCGCCTGACCGCCGTTGACGATGCGGGCATCCACCGTATCTAAACGTGAAGCCCGCTCGCGCATCGGCCCCGCCGGTAACCACCAGCCGTTGCCAAAACGACGAACACCATCGATAACCACAATCTCTTTATCACGCGCCAGTCGATAATGCTGTAGCCCATCATCGGTCACGATAATCTGCAAATCATGCGCCGCGAGTAGTGCCTTGACAGCGTCTACCCGCACCGGTGAAACCGCGACAGGGGCACCGGTGCGCTGGAAAATCAGCACCGGTTCATCACCCGCTTGTGCCGTGGTGGTGTCAGCCGTAAGCAACAGCGGGTAGCGTTCTGCTTTACCGCCGTAGCCACGGGAGACCACGCCAACACGAATCCCTTGTCGTTGTAACTGCTCAACAAGCCAGATGACCACGGGCGTTTTGCCGTTGCCACCTGCGGTAAGATTCCCCACAACGACGACCGGGCAAGGTGCCCGCCAGGTTTTTTTAATACCGAGCTGGTAGCACAGTCGGATGATGCCGCTCACCAGGCCATAGAGCCAGGAGAACGGCAGCAGAAGCCGCCAGAGAGGCGATTCGCCCGACCAGATTTTCGCAATCATTGACCAAACTGCATTTTGTGCAACTGCGCGTAGACGCCACGATGTTCAAGCAGTTCCTGGTGGCTACCGCGTTCAACGATAAGGCCATCTTCAACGACGACAATTTCGTCGGCTTGTTCAATAGTGGAGAGTCGGTGCGCGATGACCAGTGACGTGCGATTTTTCTGCAATTCATCAAGCGCCGACTGAATGGCGCGCTCTGATTCGGTATCCAGCGCCGACGTTGCCTCATCCAGGATCAGAATTGGGCTGTTACGCAACAAGGCTCGCGCAATGGCGATACGCTGACGCTGCCCACCAGAGAGCAACACGCCGTTTTCACCAATGATCGTATCGAGGCCGTTATCCATTTTACTGATAAAGTCCATCGCATAGGCCATACGCGCGGCTTCTTCAATCTGCTCGCGGCTGAACTCTTCGGTGCGAGCATACGCAATGTTATTGGCAACCGTATCGTTGAACAGGTGTACGTTCTGCGAGACCAGCGCAACCTGATTACGCAGCGAGGAAAGTTTATACTCGCGCAGATCGTGACCATCGAGCAAAATTTCGCCTTCGTCGATATCGTAGAAACGTGTCAAAAGACTGGCGATAGTCGATTTACCTGAGCCAGAACGTCCTACCAAGGCGACGGTTTTTCCTTCCGGGATCAGCAGATTGATATCGCGCAGCGCAGGCGTTTCACGGCCTGGATAGGTAAAGGTGACGTTGCGGAATTCAACGGTCCCTTTCGCGCGTTCAACGTCCAGCTTGCCTTCGTCTTTTTCCTGCTCGCTGTCGAGAATGGAAAACAGCGTCTGGCATGCTGCCATCCCGCGCTGGAACTGCGCGTTGACGTTGGTTAACGATTTCAGCGGACGCATCAGCGCAATCATTGAGGAGAAGACCACGGTGATGGTACCGGCCGTCAGCGTTTCCATTACGCTTGGGAAGCTCGCCGCATACAGTACAAACGCCAGGGCCAGGGAAGCAATCAGCTGAATGATTGGGTCAGAGATAGACGATGCTGAGACCAGCTTCATCCCCTGCAGACGCATCTTATTGCTGACTTTATCAAAACGCTTAGTTTCAACACCCTGACCGCCGAACATCAGCACTTCTTTATGCCCTTTGAGCATCTGTTCAGCGCTGGTGGTCACCTGCCCCATCGTGTTCTGCATATTTTTACTGATGCTACGGAAGCGTTTGGAGACGACCCGAATCGCTATGGACACGATAGGCGCCAGGACGATAAGGATTATCGACAACTGCCAGCTATAGTAAAACATCATAATAAACAGGCCGATAATCGACGCACCTTCGCGCACTACGGTAATCAGCGCGCTGGAGGAGGAGGAAGCAACCTGTTCAGAATCATAGGTAATACGTGACAGCAGCGTCCCGGTGGACTGCTTATCAAAGAAAGAAACCGGCATCCCCATCATATGGCTAAACAGCCGACGGCGGATGGTCATGACTACTTTTCCTGAAACCCAGGATATACAGTAGCTTGAAACATAGCTTGTGATACCACGGAGGATCATCAAACCAACAACGACCAGCGGCATCCACAGCAGCACTGAGCGATCTGTTTTACCAAAACCATCATCCAATAATGGTTTAAGAAGCGATAGCATAAAGGTATCGCTGGCTGCGTTAAGCACTAACGCAACGGCCGCCACGATTAACCCTGCTTTAAACGGCGCGATAGTCGGCCAGAGTCGGCGGAAGGTCTGCCACGTGGAGAGATCTTTGTCGTTCTGCATTCAAAAAACCAGCTTATGTTGAAATAGCCGCATATTCTACCCGTTATCGCGAGTCTCGCCAAACCACTGATGATACCAACGTGGTAAAAGTTGATCTCGTAAGCTCTCAACCTGCCAACCTTTGGTGCTAAAAGTGACGGTAATCTGCCCCTGATGTGGGGTATCAAACCAAGCATATTGGCGTTGGCGATAACGCGCTTTTACGCTGGCGGAAGGCAGTCGCCATGCGTTATAGCGGGATGCGGAAGCCAGGGCAGCAGAGCCACCCACCCGTTGAAGTAGTGCCATACCCGACGATGTCGAGCTACCGTGGTGTGGAACCTGAATAATTGTAGACGCAAACGGCCGCCAAAAATGGCTAATCATGGACATTTCTGCCGCTAATTCAACATCTCCAGTGAGCAGTATGCTGTTTTTACCGTCATCAACCCTTACTACGCACGATCCATTGTTTCCTTTTTGTACCTTGCCCGGCAGCGGCCACAGCGCTCGAAAGGTGAGTCCCTGCCACCGCCACGTCTCTCCGCGCATACAGGGTTGATGCCCCGTCCAGCCCAGCGGGCTTTTCACCCACGCATGTGGCCATGCCTGTCGTATTGCGTGCAGACCACCACGGTGATCAAGATGTTCGTGACTGAGGATAATACCCTGCGGCGTTAGTCCATGCCATCGCAGCCATGGGATAATCAGCTGATCGCCACTGTTTCCTTCAGGCCATGCCAGGCCCGTATCGTAGAGTATGGCGTTATCCCCTTTTGAGATAACCATCGCCAGCCCCTGCCCAACATCCAGCATCGTGACCTGCCATTGATCGGCCGGGGGTTTCTGCCATAGCGGAAAGGCAAGCAGTGTGCACAATGGCAACCATAGCGCCGAATAGCGCCACCAGCCGTGCAGACGCCAGAGCAGTACCGCCAGCCAGGGAATCAGCGATATCCCCAGCCATGCCCCGTTTATTCCTAACCATCCAGCCGGTAACAGACGTAAGTATGCAAAGACCATTGCGAGTACGCGATCAGCACCGTACCACACCACCATCTCCACTACGGCTGGCGCACAGAGATGTAAAAACATCGCCAATAGAATCATTGGTACGGCGATAAATGTAATGACCGGTACTGCGACGACGTTGGCCAGCAACGAGGTGACACTTACTCCATGAAACAGCCAGATTTGCAGCGGTGCCAACAGCAGCATTAGCCCAATTTGTAAATGAATAAGGTTCGCCAGCGGCCGCAGGCGGCGCGCAAAATAGCCTTCAGGTAAGGGTACCCATTGATACCAGAAAATCAGCGTACCAACGGCAAAGGCCGATAACCATAAGCTATCAGAAAGGGCAGCCAACGGGTCGAGAAACACAATGGTCGCCAGACAGCACAGCCAGACTTCCCAGCCCGTCCACTGCCGCCCGCTCAGACGAAGTGAGTACCAAATGCCAGCGGCAACTACGGTACGCAATGCGGGCGGCTGCATCCCGGTTAACATGGCATAGGCCATCGCGCACACCCACCCGGCCAGTAGCGGCAGCCGCCAGCTGATGAGCCGGCTGGGGAGAAAAAACTGGATCCCACGAACAAGCAACCAACCCAGTGAGGCCCCGAGAGCAATATGAAGTCCGGATATCGCCATCAGGTGCGAAGTACCCGTTTGCTGCATCAGTGTTTTGATGTCCTGGGGTATCGCCAAACGCTCCCCCATCCCCAGTCCCAGCATCACGTCCCGCCAGGGCAATCCTGCCAGAGAATCTCTCAAAGTGTTCAGAAAGCGCGCCCGCAGGCTACAGGTGGTATCCAGCGCTTGTGCCTCGATAATACGCCCCGTCAACGTGCGATGTTGCGAGACAGCATAACGCTGTGAATCAAATCCACCATCATTAAGCTGCCCGTGAACCGCCCTCACGCGTACCGTCATACGCCAGCGCTGACCTGCACAAGGAAGCTGCGGGAGATAGTTCCCGTATAAAGCCATCTCAGCCCCCGGGAAAAGGCGCTGTCCTTCCAGATGGGTAACAATTCCCCGGTGCGTGGTTTGTCCGTCGGTCTGCGTCAACACCATTTCAATATGTCGGTTCTTTCCCGGTAAGACTTCGGCGGGGAGTTTAACCTGCCAGGCAGCCAGCACCGCCCAGCAGAACATCAGTCCAGTCAGACTGATAACTCGCCCCGCTTTCCCACAAACAGCTAGCAAAACTAGCGCAATAACGGCGAACTTGATGAATGTGAGTGACGGTAATTCAGGCAATACGCTCAGTGGAAGAATGCCGAGCAACGTACAGCTGGCCAGTTGTGGAAGACGCATTAAAACCTCCTTGTTACGGGAAGTGTCGCGCCAGATACAGACTTTGTCGTGAGGATTAAAGAAGGGTTACGCGGCGGATTCCAGAGAAGTTTCGGCATAAGTGAAACTTGTCGTTGCAATGCGGGGTGGGTTCCAGAAACAAGCGTTATTCAGAAACGAAAAAAGCACCCGAAGGTGCTTTTCTCTCAATCAAGTTGGCCGCAAGAACGGCAGTAACTCAATCGTAAATATTGGCGCGGTCGCGCAGTTCTTTGCCTGGTTTAAAGTGCGGCACGTATTTGCCTTCCAGTTCCACTTTGTCGCCAGTCTTCGGGTTACGCCCGGTACGTGGTGCTCTGTAGTGCAGAGAGAAGCTGCCGAAACCGCGGATTTCAATGCGCTCACCTTCAGCAAGAGTCGTAGCCATATGCTCTAACATCTCTTTTACCGCATCTTCCACTGCCTTAGCAGGGATATGGGATTGCTGGCTGGCAAGTCTTTCAATCAATTCTGACTTGGTCATGATTCCTCCGGTTTCCTTTAAGGAAAATTAGCTAACAGCTTATTAAACAAGGGCGGCCGTAGCCGCCCTTTGTGCTAGATTACAGGCCGAAACCTGCAATCTGTCAAGTAAAGTCATCGCAATTCAGGTTGTTAAACCCAAATGGATAAAATTACTCGCCTTTAGCTGCTTTAAATGCTTCAGCCATTGCGTTAGAGAAGTTGCCTTCTTCCGGTTTGTTGTTAACCGTAGCGATTGCATCTTTCTCATCAGCTTCGTCTTTCGCACGAACAGACAGGCTAATTGCGCGGTTTTTACGATCAACGCCGGTGAATTTAGCTTCAACGTCATCGCCAACGCTCAGAACCAGAGTCGCATCTTCAACGCGGTCACGTGATGCTTCAGAAGCACGCAGGTAACCTTCAACGCCGTCAGCCAGTTCTACGGTTGCGCCTTTAGCGTCAACTGCAGTCACTTTACCGTTAACGATAGCGCCTTTCTTGTTCACAGCAACCCAGTTGTTGAACGGATCTTCTGCGAGCTGTTTAACGCCCAGGGAGATACGTTCACGTTCTGCGTCAACCTGCAGAACAACTGCTGCGATTTCGTCGCCTTTTTTGTATTCACGAACTGCTTCTTCGCCTGTAGCGTTCCAGGAGATGTCAGACAGGTGAACCAGGCCGTCGATGCCGCCGTCCAGGCCGATGAAGATACCGAAGTCAGTGATAGACTTGATTTTACCTTCAACACGATCGCCCTTGTTGTGGGTTTCTGCGAACAGCTGCCATGGGTTAGATTTGCACTGCTTCAGACCCAGGGAGATACGACGACGTTCTTCGTCGATATCCAGAACCATAACTTCCACTACATCACCAACGTTAACAACTTTGGATGGGTGGATGTTTTTGTTGGTCCAATCCATTTCGGAAACGTGAACCAGGCCTTCAACGCCTTCTTCGATTTCAACGAAGCAGCCGTAGTCGGTCAGGTTGGTCACGCGACCAGTCAGTTTGGTACCTTCTGGATAACGCTTAGCGATAGCTACCCATGGATCTTCGCCCAGCTGTTTCAGGCCGAGGGATACACGAGTACGTTCGCGGTCGAACTTCAGCACTTTAACAGTGATTTCGTCGCCAACGTTTACGATTTCGCTTGGATGCTTAACGCGTTTCCATGCCATATCAGTGATGTGCAGCAGGCCGTCAACGCCGCCCAGATCAACGAATGCACCGTAGTCAGTGAGGTTCTTAACGATACCTTTAACTTCCATGCCTTCCTGCAGGTTTTCCAGCAGCTGATCGCGCTCTGCGCTGTTTTCGGATTCGATCACGGCACGACGAGAAACAACAACGTTGTTACGCTTCTGGTCCAGCTTGATTACTTTGAACTCAAGCTCTTTGCCTTCCAGGTGCAGAGTATCACGCACTGGACGAACGTCTACCAGAGAACCTGGCAGGAACGCACGAATACCGTTCAGCTCAACAGTGAAGCCACCTTTAACTTTGCCGTTGATAACACCAACTACAGTTTCAGCTTCTTCGTAAGCTTTTTCCAGCGTGATCCAAGCTTCGTGACGTTTAGCTTTCTCACGGGACAGCAGAGTTTCACCGAAGCCGTCTTCTACTGCATCCAGTGCAACGTCAACTTCGTCACCAACCTGGATTTCCAGCTCGCCCTGGGCATTTTTGAACTGCTCTGCCGGAATGGCAGACTCAGATTTCAGACCGGCGTCAAC containing:
- the rpsA gene encoding 30S ribosomal protein S1, giving the protein MTESFAQLFEESLKTIETRPGSIVRGVVVAIDKDIVLVDAGLKSESAIPAEQFKNAQGELEIQVGDEVDVALDAVEDGFGETLLSREKAKRHEAWITLEKAYEEAETVVGVINGKVKGGFTVELNGIRAFLPGSLVDVRPVRDTLHLEGKELEFKVIKLDQKRNNVVVSRRAVIESENSAERDQLLENLQEGMEVKGIVKNLTDYGAFVDLGGVDGLLHITDMAWKRVKHPSEIVNVGDEITVKVLKFDRERTRVSLGLKQLGEDPWVAIAKRYPEGTKLTGRVTNLTDYGCFVEIEEGVEGLVHVSEMDWTNKNIHPSKVVNVGDVVEVMVLDIDEERRRISLGLKQCKSNPWQLFAETHNKGDRVEGKIKSITDFGIFIGLDGGIDGLVHLSDISWNATGEEAVREYKKGDEIAAVVLQVDAERERISLGVKQLAEDPFNNWVAVNKKGAIVNGKVTAVDAKGATVELADGVEGYLRASEASRDRVEDATLVLSVGDDVEAKFTGVDRKNRAISLSVRAKDEADEKDAIATVNNKPEEGNFSNAMAEAFKAAKGE